The following proteins come from a genomic window of Montipora foliosa isolate CH-2021 chromosome 2, ASM3666993v2, whole genome shotgun sequence:
- the LOC137992304 gene encoding uncharacterized protein, with translation MDEKPGETSKMVAEDEIKFQPKNKSRFSSLSKGKILLIVISVVALIVILVGIVLIALSSKKKDCKAEGSKQRENIGGHKSSSTFCDYSEEAKRIKLNEVILQTKKSYYDIHPFQLPTDPDATRDEVKKRYTAYNPTPEYIKQVTDTARRLLGKIEQIKVDSDKLKTRERKVLSQLKHYLNTTFGQPFDMNYYTGHWMMGPTIFCHRQHVCQIGKHLNGMLKSLKPESLDDVSLLETKLKTHKEGITRYKENLELGKSYGMVYSQEACVASRDAIKATYLQVTLKKETGILEEDFIKKVLNDDYFSNITAEMKTSWKNDHKGKSVKESLEEYLVEYVGKPMTELFRYLDTDHYRYCVPSNFSSGLGSLPLDHVWVDGKENTSWPTIKMLSSGDVLDGRKAYEMIMPYFTTTNMKPDAVYELGHEQLKILYPQAIEIAKSVTGNQNESEAIKEFRIKLDSPDNYFNKEDFPANESDEQAHKRCRTPEGAEKYCPMRWKAMQSWYEEARMAMSLLFPKLVGMFDFVGDKQSTPNCPIELRPDLNPSSGIQSYGTSDSTCSETAYYYIPFFLARLGPKYSEWTIGAHEARPGHHLQLQGFRENFMDTCGGLIEWLASKAFYTAFVEGWALYAENPLMSDDTDIYNGHPMRKYGMLKAQIWRALRLMVDTGLHYKGMKRDEAIKMFADYAWDDSDFTKKEVTRYQDWPGQATAYMVGRLRIIEARKMAYDTLGKEFNLKDFHYQVLSQGSSPLDFLQEHIQKYVECVQKPDKEGCPDLLNPPKKATHKDEKTKTGIIQFDADTYYA, from the exons ATGGATGAAAAACCTGGAGAAACAAGTAAAATGGTGGCCGAAGACGAAATCAAATTCCAACCTAAAAACAAGTCGCGCTTTTCCAGTCTTTCGAAGGGAAAAATACTGTTGATTGTAATTTCGGTGGTTGCTTTGATTGTCATACTGGTGGGAATTGTTTTAATTGCACTGTCATCCAAGAAGAAGGATTGTAAGGCTGAAGGAAGCAAACAGAGGGAAAACATTGGGGGTCACAAGTCTTCTTCAACCTTCTGTGATTACTCCGAGGAAGCTAAACGCATTAAATTGAACGAAGTTATTCTGCAAACCAAGAAGAGTTACTACGACATCCACCCTTTCCAGTTGCCCACTGACCCAGATGCGACTCGAGACGAGGTTAAGAAAAGATACACAGCGTATAATCCAACACCGGAGTATATCAAACAAGTCACAGACACCGCTAGGAGACTTCTCGGTAAGATAGAACAAATTAAAGTTGACTCTGATAAGCTCAAGACACGGGAAAGGAAAGTGCTGTCACAACTGAAACATTACCTTAACACTACGTTCGGACAGCCGTTCGATATGAACTATTATACAGGGCATTGGATGATGGGCCCAACTATCTTCTGCCACCGACAACATGTGTGTCAGATTGGCAAGCATTTGAATGGCATGCTGAAGAGTCTTAAGCCGGAGAGTTTGGATGATGTCTCGTTGTTGGAAACCAAGTTGAAAACTCACAAGGAGGGAATCACGAGGTACAAAGAGAACTTAGAACTGGGGAAATCTTACGGAATGGTTTACAGCCAAGAAGCCTGTGTAGCCTCACGGGATGCAATAAAAGCGACTTACTTGCAGGTCACCTTAAAGAAGGAAACAG GCATCCTGGAAGAAGATTTCATCAAGAAAGTCCTGAATGATGATTACTTTTCAAACATCACCGCCGAAATGAAGACCAGCTGGAAAAACGACCACAAAGGAAAATCGGTAAAGGAATCACTGGAGGAGTATCTGGTGGAATATGTGGGAAAACCAATGACCGAACTCTTCAG GTACCTAGACACCGACCATTATCGCTATTGTGTCCCAAGTAACTTTTCCAGCGGTTTAGGCAGTCTCCCATTGGATCACGTGTGGGTTGATGGCAAGGAAAACACATCTTGGCCAACAATCAAAATGCTTTCTTCCGGTGACGTGTTGGACGGTAGAAAGGCATACGAAATGATCATGCCATATTTTACAACAACTAACATGAAACCTGATGCTGTATATGAGTTGGGACATGAACAACTGAAGATATTGTATCCGCAG GCTATCGAAATCGCTAAAAGCGTCACTGGAAACCAAAATGAAAGTGAAGCCATCAAAGAATTCAGAATCAAGCTAGACTCTCCTGACAATTACTTCAATAAGGAAGATTTCCCCGCCAATGAATCAGACGAGCAGGCGCATAAGCGATGTCGGACCCCTGAAGGAGCCGAAAAATATTGCCCCATGCGATGGAAAGCCATGCAAAGCTGGTATGAAGAAGCTAGAATG GCGATGAGTTTGTTGTTCCCAAAATTAGTCGGCATGTTCGACTTCGTTGGAGACAAGCAGTCAACTCCAAACTGCCCCATTGAATTACGGCCTGATCTAAATCCTTCAAGTGGAATACAGAGTTATGGCACCAGCGATTCTACGTGCTCGGAGACTGCGTATTATTACATTCCCTTCTTCCTGGCCAGGTTGGGTCCCAAATATTCCGAGTGGACCATCGGCGCACATGAAGCGAGGCCTGGGCACCATTTGCAG CTCCAAGGATTCCGAGAGAATTTCATGGACACCTGTGGTGGCTTAATCGAGTGGTTAGCTTCCAAAGCGTTCTACACGGCGTTTGTGGAAGGCTGGGCGCTGTATGCTGAAAATCCCCTGATGTCGGATGACACGGATATCTACAACGGACACCCCATGAGAAAGTATGGCATGTTAAAGGCACAG ATCTGGAGAGCGTTGCGATTGATGGTGGATACAGGATTGCACTACAAAGGAATGAAGCGAGACGAAGCCATCAAGATGTTTGCAGATTATGCTTGGGACGACTCCGACTTTACGAAAAAAGAG GTGACTCGCTACCAAGACTGGCCAGGTCAGGCAACAGCTTATATGGTTGGAAGATTACGGATTATAGAGGCTAGAAAAATGGCATATGACACCTTGGGTAAAGAATTCAACCTTAAAGATTTCCATTACCAG GTCCTTTCTCAAGGATCTTCGCCTCTTGATTTTCTTCAGGAACACATTCAGAAGTACGTCGAATGTGTTCAgaaacccgacaaagaaggttGCCCAGATCTCCTGAATCCTCCCAAAAAAGCAACGCATAAGGACGAGAAGACGAAAACGGGAATAATACAATTTGATGCTGACACATATTACGCTTAA
- the LOC137991131 gene encoding uncharacterized protein, which yields MLSFVILLTLCGSPFSLGSTNVYRLNEQDFEGYIRDKDVMLVDFFAPWCPHCQQLNPELDAAADLLATKHQYVFGKVDCENDGKELCRRFKIEGYPTMKLFKYGQYVGDYVGQRDRGSLMQYVDSVASTVSQNTPLTTEATRPATLNQASSYKPHLPMIASHHATSFHSPALANTNAKHPSLMASFYGSSAHAQTPPHVAAFLGNAPPVQQASPDSLQSKFGSLASLDIYRSKLKMIAAYKNYQRRLDEYRRKLLAVNKARVGPVPQNFAGAVTQPPRPGTNAFAQPQTYRGYYRPEAIAAQNVQINRAYPHAPYIQYANPYGYPMPAASPYYRSKTGDGGKRHHDKHRRPAHRPARVRNSAYNKQPVKARVNYQAAQYYKQQQQQLKQQQLLQQQQQQMFNQQTQRQQRQQQQLREQQYRQQEQQQHQQQQQQQQQLQSSQQQQPQKERQQQLNQQAHHQQQQQQFHQGTLAKPVQQVYVAPKISQPKKNPPPSSPKKPSNRVTPTDTAALKDLKADIESAIQDALKNAVATESDKTKPTPTVVPSAEVAGERAKTDQSGSGSAAQSLSSPVRSSGTQDAVHGEGSGSGDKPNASFVSESQLFRVSQIFAMFSIIALIALAVVGPSLCAPSDPVFKLTDADFDHFLKDKDAMLVDFYAPWCSDCARLKPEFDSAARDLAQRGKYVFAKINCFGEGKGTCENRFNVHSWPQIKVFRRGRYAGEYQGPQDKASIERFMDLLLKQKVPDNVFQDQPSPCKNVPPYMQNPAGPWYQNGWTYTKMGTEPYQNPTYPC from the exons ATGCTGTCCTTTGTTATTCTCCTAACTCTTTGTGGCTCACCTTTCTCTCTCGGCTCGACAAATGTATACCGACTCAATGAACAAGATTTTGAAGGTTACATACGGGATAAAGACGTCATGCTTGTGGACTTTTTCGCACCCTG GTGCCCTCATTGCCAGCAGCTAAATCCAGAACTAGACGCTGCAGCAGACTTACTTGCCACAAAGCATCAGTATGTTTTCGGAAAG GTGGATTGCGAGAATGATGGAAAAGAACTGTGTCGACGTTTTAAGATTGAAGGCTATCCGACTATGAAGCTCTTCAAATATGGTCAATATGTCGGAGACTACGTTGGACAAAGAGATAGAG GTTCCTTGATGCAGTACGTAGATTCTGTAGCATCAACAGTGAGCCAAAATACTCCCCTGACAACTGAAGCGACCAGGCCAGCAACGCTGAATCAAGCGAGTAGTTACAAACCTCATCTTCCAATGATAGCCTCGCACCATGCTACCTCGTTCCACTCTCCCGCCCTGGCCAACACAAATGCGAAGCACCCTTCGCTCATGGCCTCCTTTTATGGCTCTTCTGCACATGCGCAAACTCCTCCACATGTTGCTGCGTTTCTTGGAAACGCTCCTCCCGTGCAGCAGGCGAGCCCAGACTCCCTACAGTCCAAATTTGGCAGCTTAGCTTCTTTGGATATATACAGATCCAAGCTAAAAATGATCGCGGCTTACAAGAATTACCAGCGGCGACTAGACGAATACAGACGGAAACTATTGGCAGTAAACAAGGCAAGAGTAGGCCCAGTGCCTCAAAATTTCGCTGGAGCGGTTACTCAGCCACCTCGGCCAGGTACGAATGCATTTGCTCAGCCACAAACCTACCGCGGATACTACCGCCCTGAGGCTATAGCAGCACAGAATGTGCAGATTAATCGCGCCTATCCCCACGCACCTTATATCCAGTATGCTAATCCATACGGTTATCCGATGCCAGCCGCTAGTCCGTACTATAGGAGTAAAACAGGAGACGGCGGGAAACGTCACCACGACAAGCACCGAAGACCTGCGCATCGTCCCGCGAGGGTTAGAAATTCTGCATACAACAAACAGCCCGTAAAAGCGCGGGTAAACTACCAGGCAGCACAGTattacaaacaacaacaacaacaacttaagCAGCAACAGCTTCtccagcagcagcagcagcaaatGTTCAACCAACAGACACAGCGCCAACAacgtcaacaacaacaacttcgGGAGCAACAATATCGTCAACAGGAGCAGCAGCagcaccaacaacaacaacaacaacaacaacaactgcaatcttcacaacaacaacagccacagaaagagcggcAGCAGCAGTTAAACCAACAAGCACatcaccaacaacaacaacaacaattccATCAAGGAACACTTGCTAAACCAGTGCAACAAGTCTATGTCGCACCAAAG ATAAGTCAACCGAAGAAAAATCCGCCCCCCTCATCTCCCAAAAAGCCAAGCAATCGGGTTACACCAACCGATACCGCAGCTCTCAAGGACCTCAAAGCAGACATCGAAAGTGCTATACAAGACGCACTGAAAAACGCTGTGGCCACAGAAAGCGATAAGACGAAGCCTACCCCGACTGTCGTTCCATCTGCGGAGGTTGCTGGCGAGAGGGCTAAGACTGACCAATCGGGTTCTGGATCTGCCGCCCAGTCTCTTAGTTCGCCTGTTCGCAGTTCCGGTACTCAAGATGCAGTACACGGCGAAGGAAGTGGATCAGGAGACAAACCAAATGCTTCA TTCGTATCAGAATCTCAACTTTTCCGAGTCTCGCAGATTTTCGCCATGTTTTCGATTATAGCTCTCATCGCCTTGGCCGTTGTAGGACCGAGCCTCTGTGCTCCAAGTGACCCCGTGTTTAAGTTGACAGATGCTGATTTCGATCACTTCCTCAAAGATAAGGACGCAATGTTGGTAGATTTTTACGCCCCTTG GTGCAGTGACTGCGCTCGACTGAAGCCGGAGTTTGATAGCGCTGCGAGAGATCTTGCACAAAGAGGAAAATATGTGTTCGCCAAG ATTAACTGCTTTGGAGAAGGAAAAGGCACCTGCGAGAACAGATTTAACGTACACAGCTGGCCACAGATCAAAGTGTTTAGAAGAGGACGTTACGCTGGAGAATATCAAGGACCCCAAGACAAAG CATCCATCGAAAGATTCATGGACCTTCTCCTGAAACAAAAAGTCCCGGATAACGTTTTCCAAGATCAGCCCTCCCCCTGTAAGAACGTCCCTCCATATATGCAGAACCCAGCTGGTCCTTGGTATCAAAATGGCTGGACGTACACAAAAATGGGCACAGAACCTTACCAGAATCCAACATATCCTTGTTAA